AAGGAAACAATGTGGTGATCGCTGATCCACAGCTTGGTTCTATTCAGGATGTGCAGCTCAAAGCAGCACTCAAAGACGCAGGTATTACTGTAGTCACTAAAAAGTAAGAGACGGTTTTCTGAACCGTTTTTCTTTTTTTTAATCTGTGATCAATCGCCCACGGAAAAACGGAAAGTGCGGAGTTTCACGGAAAAACATCACTGAGAGGCGTGAACAACACGGAATTTAAAAATAATAATTTTGCAAAAATATTTCTTCACAATTTTTTCAAAAAAAGATCATTAATTTTTTTATGGTATCACACAGACTCCTAAATAATTATTTCCGTGCTGTTCACGTCTGCTCCGTGATTTTTTTCCGTAAAATTTCTGTGTGCTCCGATTTTCCGTGGGCGGAGCTGTGACGAAGGCATGCGAATCGTGGGCGGAGCAGAACGTACCACAACACCAAAAATAGAAAAAAAATTACAGCCCGCAGATCTCTTTCAACAGAGCCCCAGCCTCGCGTTCGCGGGGGCCGCCACACTTCGCAATAATTCCCAAATGATACTCGATCAGCATCTTCAGCGAATCATCTCTGCTGTGGACATACCGCGTTGCATGAACAGTCGCATCAATAACACTGTTGAAACCACGGTTAATCGGACGAGGATCCTCGCGGATGTACTCGGATGCAACCGGCATCAGCTCAATGTAATACGTCTCCTCAGTCTCATGAAGAACCTGCGTCAGAAATCCCATCCACGCATCAGCGCCAGACAGCCTCTGCATCATAACTCCGCCCACAAACAC
The genomic region above belongs to Methanorbis furvi and contains:
- a CDS encoding DUF447 domain-containing protein gives rise to the protein MGLLGEGITEVIAVTKDNAAPMGIIVKPGMSPRMILFKGSATVENILKHGWVTANFVSDCYLYPQYAFSDAAPSDLSKVFVGGVMMQRLSGADAWMGFLTQVLHETEETYYIELMPVASEYIREDPRPINRGFNSVIDATVHATRYVHSRDDSLKMLIEYHLGIIAKCGGPREREAGALLKEICGL